TGAGATCCAGGCGGTCGGATCGTTGCAGAGCGCCGTGACGCTGGCGGGCGAAAGGCCGACCTGCCGCGCGAAGGCGCTGCGGGCGGTCTTGGTTTGCTGGAGCCAGACATCGAGCTTCATGAAGAGAAGCTAATACGCCTCCGCTTCATCCGCAATGAAGGGAGGAAAATTTTTCAGTAATACTGAAATGATCATCCCGAGCCGTCATGGCCGGGCTTGACCCGACCATCTCTTGCCGGAAAAAGCGCCTACCAGCACCTTCCCGTTCTGAGATTCTCGGGTCTGCGCTTCGCTTCGCCCGAGAATGACGCGGTCAGCCCTCGAACGGCCAACGCGGCTCGATCACGCCGACCTGAGCGCGGTGGCGCAGATACTGGTCGGCGAGCACGCAGGCGACCATGGCCTCGCCCACCGGCACGGCGCGGATGCCGACGCAGGGGTCGTGCCGGCCTTTGGTGAACATCTCGGTCTCGCCGCCGGTGCGGTTCACCGTGGCGCGGGGCGAGAGGATCGAGGAGGTCGGCTTCACCGCGAAGCGCGCCACGATCGGCTGGCCGGTCGAGATGCCGCCCAGGATGCCGCCGGCATGGTTCGACAGGAACAACGGCTTGCCGTCATTGCCGGCGCGCATCTCGTCGGCATTCTCCTCGCCGGAGAGTTCGGCGGCAGCGAAGCCATCGCCGATCTCGACGCCCTTGACCGCGTTGATGCTCATCAGCGCCGCGGCGATCTCGGCGTCCAGCTTACCGTAGATCGGCGCGCCCAGACCCGCCGGCACGCCCTCGGCGACGATCTCGAGCACGGCACCAATCGAGGAGCCGGACTTGCGGATGCCGTCGAGATAATCGGCGAAGCGCTCGGCCGCCTTGGCATCCGGGCAGAAGAACGGGTTGTTGCCGACCTCGG
This genomic interval from Bosea sp. 29B contains the following:
- the aroC gene encoding chorismate synthase → MSHNTFGHLFRVTTFGESHGPAIGCVVDGCPPLIPLSEAEIQRDLDKRRPGQSRYTTQRQEPDQVRIVSGVFAREADGEQVTTGTSIGLMIDNVDQRSKDYSEIKDKYRPGHADFTYDVKYGIRDYRGGGRSSARETAMRVAAGAIARKVVPGMLVRGALVQMGPHKVDRGNWDWAEVGNNPFFCPDAKAAERFADYLDGIRKSGSSIGAVLEIVAEGVPAGLGAPIYGKLDAEIAAALMSINAVKGVEIGDGFAAAELSGEENADEMRAGNDGKPLFLSNHAGGILGGISTGQPIVARFAVKPTSSILSPRATVNRTGGETEMFTKGRHDPCVGIRAVPVGEAMVACVLADQYLRHRAQVGVIEPRWPFEG